A stretch of Aedes aegypti strain LVP_AGWG chromosome 2, AaegL5.0 Primary Assembly, whole genome shotgun sequence DNA encodes these proteins:
- the LOC5578760 gene encoding X-ray repair cross-complementing protein 5 translates to MARNKEGCMIILDVGKDTLVKSGKHDQTFFERAKNCVSKIVQRKIFSKPQDEVGLVLMGTDGTNNQLNVEYGGYHHISEAFELNPSNWQMLRVLEKQVNASKVNGDWFDALVVAMNFLKVGAQAKKFASLKIILVSALSVSSNLDVEQMDSVVKKLTEMPCELNVINDSVEHHADSDEQQDEDNLIFDALGIFSQKQQKTKEQRANEKMLSDIVFKSNGALCNIDSAELLLVHFEKKATRAAPWNSVLSIGTQIQISISAFLLITEEKGLGSFKTESTYPEATVQLKTDYFKNDQSFEPDYENVINGYMYGSTVVPYDSQIDIDYKSGEQRLSCLGFTVAGNILEEYLCGTGTHVVVARKDCAASEAKLAALVKAMIDLDVVMIVTKVYRRDTRPKINVLMPTFKKRYPCFIMLELCFQEEVALLKFPPLLSNKYKPTDAQYEAVDKLIDSMDLMDALDDDTGSREAFALHKTLNPIHQHMYRTVAHRALHPKAPIPAMDKELKNLVDVPPKVRERSKPILDEVKNLFPLKEIKVNARLKWLQRANKITANLDATAAGTSQQNPTDAEEELDDQRTIVEVGTVTPAEDFALLLKRGEKFATLCSQIQNVISDLVFKSMTVQYEKVAMAMMMYREEAKLMGPYRYNEWIAEFKKSLLARNKQEFWDQVVVRERFGLIGASESDMSTISADEVEEFYNVNTAPKTGDTGADADYVDADDLFANM, encoded by the exons ATGGCAAGAAATAAG GAAGGCTGTATGATTATTTTGGATGTCGGAAAGGACACCTTGGTAAAGAGCGGCAAACATGATCAAACATTTTTCGAACGCGCCAAGAACTGTGTTTCGAAGATCGTCCAAAGGAAG ATTTTTAGTAAACCCCAGGATGAAGTCGGTTTGGTGCTAATGGGCACCGATGGCACTAACAATCAACTAAACGTGGAGTACGGCGGGTACCATCATATCTCTGAAGCCTTTGAGTTGAACCCCAGCAACTGGCAGATGCTTAGAGTTCTGGAAAAGCAAGTCAACGCCTCGAAAGTAAACGGCGACTGGTTCGATGCTCTGGTCGTGGCGATGAACTTTCTGAAAGTTGGCGCGCA AGCGAAAAAGTTTGCCTCGTTGAAAATTATTCTGGTGTCGGCTCTTTCAGTTTCCTCAAATCTCGATGTAGAGCAGATGGATTCGGTGGTTAAAAAGCTAACGGAAATGCCATGCGAATTGAATGTTATCAATGACAGTGTGGAGCATCATGCGGACTCTGATGAACAACAGGATGAAGACAATTTGATATTCGATGCCCTTGGAATCTTCAGCCAGAAACAACAGAAAACCAAAGAACAGCGAGCTAACGAAAAAATGCTGTCCGATATAGTTTTTAAATCGAACGGTGCACTTTGCAACATAGATTCAGCTGAATTGCTTCTTGTACACTTCGAGAAGAAAGCTACCAGAGCCGCACCGTGGAACAGTGTCTTATCAATTGGCACACAAATCCAGATCAGTATATCTGCGTTTCTATTGATCACAGAGGAAAAGGGTTTGGGATCATTCAAAACCGAATCCACATATCCTGAAGCAACCGTTCAGCTAAAAACCGATTACTTTAAAAACGATCAATCTTTCGAACCGGATTACGAAAATGTGATCAATGGCTACATGTACGGCTCAACTGTGGTACCGTACGATAGCCAGATCGATATTGATTACAAGTCTGGTGAACAAAGACTCTCATGCTTGGGATTCACAGTAGCTGGAAAcatcctggaggaatatctctGTGGAACTGGAACACACGTGGTCGTTGCCCGGAAAGACTGCGCTGCCTCGGAGGCTAAACTGGCTGCACTCGTGAAGGCAATGATCGATCTGGACGTAGTGATGATCGTTACTAAAGTCTACCGCCGTGACACTCGACCCAAAATCAATGTGCTCATGCCAACTTTTAAGAAGCGCTATCCTTGTTTCATCATGCTGGAGCTCTGTTTCCAAG AGGAAGtcgctctactgaaattcccaCCACTTCTGTCTAACAAATATAAGCCAACAGACGCACAGTACGAAGCCGTGGATAAACTGATCGACTCGATGGACCTAATGGACGCATTGGACGATGATACTGGATCTCGAGAAGCATTCGCCTTACACAAGACTCTAAATCCAATTCATCAGCATATGTACAGAACGGTGGCTCATCGAGCACTTCACCCAAAAGCTCCCATACCGGCGATGGACAAGGAGCTGAAGAACCTGGTAGATGTACCACCCAAGGTACGAGAGAGATCCAAACCCATACTGGATGAAGTTAAAAACCTTTTCCCACTGAAAGAAATCAAGGTCAATGCTCGGCTCAAGTGGCTTCAAAGAGCGAACAAAATTACTGCAAATCTAGATGCGACAGCCGCAGGCACATCGCAACAAAACCCGACCGATGCAGAAGAAGAATTGGATGACCAAAGGACAATCGTGGAAGTGGGAACCGTTACTCCCGCCGAAGATTTTGCTCTGTTGCTGAAGAGAGGTGAAAAATTTGCAACCCTTTGCAGCCAAATTCAGAATGTCATCTCGGATTTGGTGTTCAAGTCGATGACGGTCCAGTATGAGAAGGTGGCCATGGCCATGATGATGTATCGCGAGGAAGCGAAGCTCATGGGCCCGTATCGGTACAATGAGTGGATAGCCGAGTTCAAGAAGAGTCTTCTCGCTCGGAACAAGCAGGAATTCTGGGACCAAGTGGTAGTCCGGGAacgatttggattgattggagCAAGTGAAAGCGACATGAGCACTATCTCTGCAGATGAAGTTGAAGAATTTTACAATGTGAACACTGCACCCAAGACCGGCGATACAGGGGCTGATGCAGATTACGTCGATGCGGATGATTTGTTTGCCAACATGTAG